Within bacterium, the genomic segment CCCGAACATCGCCGCGGAGTTCGGAATCGGCTACACGAAATCCTCCGGTTCCGGGCCTGCCGACGGTGTGGACCTGACGATCATGCCGTTCACGGCGGCGGTGAAAGGCGTTCTTCCCATGGGGAATTTCGAGCCCTTCGCCACGTTGGGGTTGGGCGCGTTCTGGGCCAAGGCGGAGGGGACCGATTTGGTGGGTTCCTTCGACGAGACCGACACGGTTTTCGGATATTTTGCCGGGTTGGGCGCAAACTACAACTTCACCGGCAATATGTTCCTCGGAGTGGAGGGGAGATATTTCTTTGCGGAACCCTCTTTCGGCACGGAAGATGTGAAAATCGACGGGATCAACCTGACCGCCAACCTCGGCTTCCGGTTCTGAGCCTGGCGTCCGATAGAAAGTAATTCGGGAGAAGTACGCGCGGACGCTCCGGGGGGAGCCGACGGCAGGCGAAACGCCGCCCGTCGGTTCCCCCCTCGGTATGCACCCCCTCACGGAACCAGCACGACCTTCCCCCTCGCGCCCGGCGACATCACCGCGACGTGGCTCTCCGGCGCCGCCGAAAGCGGCAGCTCCCTGCCGATCACGGGGCGCAACGTGCCGTTCGCGAGTCCCGCAACCAACGCTGCGTGGATGGCGATCCTGTCCGCATCGGGCGTATTGAACAGGGACATCCCGACGATCGAGGCGTCGCGCGCCATCGTGTCCCGGGGGTCGATCTCGATCGATCCCCGGCTGCCGATCACGACAACCCGGCCGCCCATCGACAGGATCTTGAGGTCGTTCGCCAGGTTCACGTTGGCGAGCATCTCCAGGATGACGTCGAACCCCCGGCCCCCCGTCTGCGCGACCGCCTTGTCGAGGTGGCCGGCCTCCCGGTGGTCGAAGACGCAGCGCGCCCCCTCGCGGAGCGCCAGGGTCATCCCCTCGGCGGTCCCCGCAGTGCCGATCGCGCGCAGCCCCGCCGCCAGGGCGATCTGGATCGCCGCGATCCCGACGCCGCCGCTCGCTCCGTGGACCAGGATCGTCTCGCCCGGGACGGCCCGCGCCCGCTGGAAGAGCGCGCGCCAGGCGGTGGCGTACGGGACGCCGATCGCGGCCCCCTGCGCGTACGAGACGACGGCGGGGAGCGGGTGGACCCGTGCCGCGTTGCACAAGGCATATTCCGCGTAGGCGCCGGTCACCGTTTCCGAGGTGTACACGCGGTCGCCCACGGCGATCCCCCGGACGCCGTTCCCCACCGCCTCGACGATGCCCGCGGCGTCGTTTCCCGGGGTGTAGGGGAGCGGCGGGCGGCGGGCGTACATCCCGGAGCGGATGTACGTCTCGACCGGGTTCACCCCCGCGGCGCGGATGCGGACCAGGACCTGGCCGGGTCCCGGCGACGGGTCCGGGACCTCCTCGATGCGCATGACCTCCGGCGGACCGAATTCGTGGACGCGGATCGTTTTCATCGGGATATCCTCCTTCGTCAATTGTACCCGATGGGACGATGCGCCGGTCCTTCCCCTGTATCGCCGGGCGTCTCCGGGGTACACTACTACTTGTCGGGAGCCGAGAAACGAAACCGGAGGTGACCCATGAGCGAGAGGAACGACAACGTGATGATGGGAGCGCTGCTGGTGGTGGCGGGTGCGATTCTCGGGGCCGGCGCGGCCTTGCTGTTCGCACCGCAATCGGGCCGTGAAACGCGCAAGGATATCCGCCGATTCGCCCGGAAAGCCGGGAGGAAGATCGAGGGTGCGGCGGGGGAGGTCGCCGACCGCGTAGCGGAGATGGCCGACGCCGTGGAGGAGAAGGCCGAGGAACTCCTCGAGACGGGGAAGGATCTCGGCAAGGAATCCCGGGAGGCGGTGCTCGACGCCCTCAACGAGGGGCAGGAGCGGCTGGGTCGGCAACGGGACCGGCTGGCGAAATTGCTCGGATAGCCTCCCTTCAAGACGCGGCGGGGGGAAAAACAGGACGGGGGGAACGCGTGGAGCAGGACGAGTCGAAAACGGAAACGCCGGAGGAACCGGAAGAGGAGAGTTTCGGGGAGTTGTTCGAAAGGAGCTTCGTCGCCCCGACGCGATACGAGCCCGGGCGAAAGGTATCCGCCAGGGTCATCAAGGTGGCTCCGGAATGGATCTTCCTCGACCTGGGCCGGAAAGGCGAGGGCGTCCTCGCGGCGAAGGAGCTGATGGACGAGTCGGGTACCGTCGCGATCAAGGAAGGGGACTCCCTCGAGGCGTACTTCGTCTCCTCGGACGGCAGCGAGATGCTGTTCACCACCCGCGTCGCCGGGGGGACTGCCGGATCGGCACAGCTCGAGGAAGCCTCGAACTCGGGGATCCCCGTGGACGGGGTCGTGGTGAAGGAGATCAAGGGGGGGTTCGAGGTCCGGCTCGCGGGCGGGGCGAGGGCCTTCTGCCCCCACTCGCAGATGGAGCTTCCGCGGTCAGGGGGGCAGGAGGAGCGCGTCGGGAAGCACGCCGCGTTCCGGATCACGAAGTACGGGGAGAAGGGCCGCAACATCGTCGTTTCCCGCCGGGTCCTGCTGGAAGAGGAGGAGGAACGGAAAGCACGGGAGGTGATGGCGACGCTGTCGGAGGGGATGGTGATGAAGGGGATCGTCACCTCGGTCCGGGAGTTCGGCGCCTTCGTCTCCATCGGCCCCATCGAGGGGCTGATCCCCATTTCGGAGATCGGGTGGGAGAGGGTGGAGGACATCCAGAGCGTTCTCTCCGTGGGACAGGAGGTCGAGGTCGCGATCACGCGCCTCGACTGGGCGAACCGGCGCTTCTCCTTCAGCCTCAAGAAGACGCTTGCGGATCCGTGGGAAACCGCCGTCGACCGATTCCCGGCGGGGTCCCGCCACGTCGGCAAGGTGGCCCGCCTGGCCGCCTTCGGGGCCTTCGTCTCCCTCGGGGGGGGAGTCGACGGACTGCTCCACATTTCGAAGCTCGGCGGGGGGAAGCGGATCCGGAGCGTGGGCGAGGTTCTCCGCACGGGGCAGGAGATCGAAGTGAAGGTGGACTCGGTCGACCCCGTGAAGCGTCGTGTCGCCCTCTCCCTGCCGGGGGCGGAGGGCCCGGACGCGCCCGGGGAGGAAGCGGAGGATTACTCGAAGTACATGGAGCCTGCCCCCGCTCCCCAGGCCCTCGGTTCCCTGGGGGAAGCCCTCAAGGCGAAGCTGGAGCGGAAAACGAGATAAGCGGAGGCGTTTCCCTCGCCTACAGGTTGATGTGTTCGAGGAAGT encodes:
- a CDS encoding YtxH domain-containing protein: MSERNDNVMMGALLVVAGAILGAGAALLFAPQSGRETRKDIRRFARKAGRKIEGAAGEVADRVAEMADAVEEKAEELLETGKDLGKESREAVLDALNEGQERLGRQRDRLAKLLG
- the rpsA gene encoding 30S ribosomal protein S1; this encodes MEQDESKTETPEEPEEESFGELFERSFVAPTRYEPGRKVSARVIKVAPEWIFLDLGRKGEGVLAAKELMDESGTVAIKEGDSLEAYFVSSDGSEMLFTTRVAGGTAGSAQLEEASNSGIPVDGVVVKEIKGGFEVRLAGGARAFCPHSQMELPRSGGQEERVGKHAAFRITKYGEKGRNIVVSRRVLLEEEEERKAREVMATLSEGMVMKGIVTSVREFGAFVSIGPIEGLIPISEIGWERVEDIQSVLSVGQEVEVAITRLDWANRRFSFSLKKTLADPWETAVDRFPAGSRHVGKVARLAAFGAFVSLGGGVDGLLHISKLGGGKRIRSVGEVLRTGQEIEVKVDSVDPVKRRVALSLPGAEGPDAPGEEAEDYSKYMEPAPAPQALGSLGEALKAKLERKTR
- a CDS encoding NADPH:quinone reductase, which encodes MKTIRVHEFGPPEVMRIEEVPDPSPGPGQVLVRIRAAGVNPVETYIRSGMYARRPPLPYTPGNDAAGIVEAVGNGVRGIAVGDRVYTSETVTGAYAEYALCNAARVHPLPAVVSYAQGAAIGVPYATAWRALFQRARAVPGETILVHGASGGVGIAAIQIALAAGLRAIGTAGTAEGMTLALREGARCVFDHREAGHLDKAVAQTGGRGFDVILEMLANVNLANDLKILSMGGRVVVIGSRGSIEIDPRDTMARDASIVGMSLFNTPDADRIAIHAALVAGLANGTLRPVIGRELPLSAAPESHVAVMSPGARGKVVLVP
- a CDS encoding outer membrane beta-barrel protein, which encodes MRKIALLSILLVLVGVSAFAETPANYVVLKLGGYLPQANDVEDFDNSFYGELAYGRYFHPNIAAEFGIGYTKSSGSGPADGVDLTIMPFTAAVKGVLPMGNFEPFATLGLGAFWAKAEGTDLVGSFDETDTVFGYFAGLGANYNFTGNMFLGVEGRYFFAEPSFGTEDVKIDGINLTANLGFRF